The proteins below are encoded in one region of Apostichopus japonicus isolate 1M-3 chromosome 4, ASM3797524v1, whole genome shotgun sequence:
- the LOC139966954 gene encoding 2-Hydroxyacid oxidase 2-like, producing the protein MADSTLIKLKSLQEFEEVAIQKLPERGLGFAVTYITFGDKRTRREMQKAFNRYWLQPNVLTARQPFPSTWTTLLGQPIRIPICIAPTADQAVVAPPDGDILTAQAAAELGTLMIYSSVSNLRIDEFGSKVPPNGLHWAQTYLFKDKRNTLHIVRNAEKYGFKAIVVTADSPVDYISSSGRGEEVDEQIVPSEMTITISPNVAYLKGKARESRKYSDHELWNPSDGTAYFEAFCAPTWEDLAWLKGQTKLPIVLKGILTAKAAKLAVKAGVDAIIVSCHGGRQLPGVQPPLFALPEVLEAVKGSKIEVYLDGEIRFGSDVVKALALGARAVFIGRPVLWGLAVKRKEGVKRVLQILEDEFKTVLTMCGCSSLQDVDSSLVKLKSLF; encoded by the exons ATGGCAGATTCGACGTTAATAAAACTGAAGAGTTTACAAGAGTTTGAAGAAGTTGCTATTCAGAAACTTCCAGAGAGAGGGCTAGGCTTTGCAGTCACGTACATCACATTTGGAGATAAACGCACTAGGAGAGAAATGCAAAAGGCTTTCAACAG ATATTGGCTTCAACCAAATGTCCTCACAGCCCGTCAGCCTTTTCCAAGCACCTGGACAACACTTCTAGGACAGCCAATCAGGATCCCAATATGCATAGCGCCGACAGCAGACCAAGCAGTGGTAGCACCTCCAGACGGGGATATCCTTACTGCACAAG CTGCAGCAGAACTTGGTACTCTTATGATATATTCATCAGTATCAAACCTAAGAATTGATGAATTTGGCAGTAAAGTACCCCCAAATGGGCTCCACTGGGCACAGACGTACCTCTTCAAAGACAAACGGAACACCCTTCACATTGTGAGGAATGCAGAAAAGTATGGATTTAAGGCTATCGTGGTGACAGCGGATTCACCAGTCGACTACATTTCTAGCAGTGGGAGAGGGGAAGAAGTCGATGAACAGATTGTACCAAGTGAAATGACAATAACTAT ATCTCCAAATGTAGCGTACCTCAAAGGTAAAGCACGAGAAAGTAGGAAGTACAGCGATCACGAGTTGTGGAATCCATCTGATGGTACGGCGTATTTCGAAGCCTTCTGTGCACCTACATGGGAGGACCTAGCTTGGCTGAAAGGTCAAACCAAGCTTCCTATTGTGTTAAAAGGGATTTTAACAG CCAAAGCAGCCAAGCTTGCGGTAAAAGCCGGAGTCGATGCTATAATTGTGTCTTGCCATGGAGGACGTCAGCTGCCTGGAGTTCAACCTCCT CTGTTTGCTCTACCAGAGGTTCTTGAAGCTGTGAAGGGCAGTAAGATCGAGGTTTATTTAGATGGAGAAATCAGATTTGGCAGTGACGTAGTCAAAGCCCTGGCCTTGGGAGCGAGGGCTGTTTTCATTGGTCGTCCAGTCTTGTGGGGTTTAGCAGTCAAG AGAAAAGAAGGCGTTAAACGAGTTCTACAGATCCTTGAAGATGAATTTAAGACAGTACTGACAATGTGTG GCTGCTCTTCTCTCCAAGATGTGGATTCATCTCTTGTTAAGTTGAAGTCTCTATTTTAA